TTATGTTATAGGTTCGTACTTGAACAGGTCATAGGTAGTCAGCGTTATTGTACCTACCAGAGTTGGGATCAACCTCATCATTACATACGGGTACGAGTCAAGGACTCAATTAAAGTATTATATGTTCATGTTAATGCTACTTAATATATTAGTGTATTAATGTGTTCTATCAAGtgttttttttatatgtatttcgTACTTTAAGACTTTGAAATCTCTTCGAGGTTTTAttataagttttgaaatttcttatGTAAACCCTATTTCGATTTTAACTTGATAAATGAGCTTATTGTAAGGGTGGTTAGGACTTGGAGATCGGGGTGGGTTAcaatcgtagccacctccatgTGGTGTGACCTGGAAATCGATATCGTTCTCTAAAGATTTTGCAGATCTGTAGAAAACTATATCGAGCTAAGTGCTACGCCGTTTAAGTTAAAACTTCGTTTATTTTCTAACATTTTCTTTTTCAGCAATATTTATTTTGCTGAACgaaaacatttcatattttaacaattataataaattataatcaaaTGCTGGAATTCTCTtacttacaaaatatttataatgacGATTGTATATTACAGAACTTATAAAAGAATAGACAATGTCTCTGTAAAGCTTAGcctaaaataatacaattttaaaaagttgTATTATATTGTACGATAATGTATCATACATTTAATGATTAATAgctgaaattattataattttttgtatcTACATTTCCTCACAAAGGAAaagtaatttttacaaataaaatattgaataggAAATTGTGTTTTATAAGTTCACACTTTTGTGCGTATTAATGTTATGTTTGTTTGGATCTTTTTATTTTCCATGCTCCAATTCTATACTTgtaccaaataaaaaataagtctCTACCCATTTGTAACCAACTCCAGAAAGGTACTATTTTAGATCCTTCTATTTCTGTCCAATGAACAGGAATTTCAGTAATAGGAATGTCTAAAACTCTTGCAATGTATAACATTTCTACATCAAAAGCCCATCGTTCAACGTGTAAGGCTTGAAATATAGCCTGTGCAGCATTTCTTGTTATAAGTTTAAAACCGCACTGTGTATCTCTGATACCTCTTACACCCCAAAACCATACTAAGAAATGAAATCCATGCATTAGTAACAATCTAAAAAATGTTCGCTTGgcagtttcttctttttctaagTGAGCTCTGGACCCACATACAACTGCAGAAGAGGAGCTAACTTCGTCTGGTTTGTTTATGTAATCAACTAAAAGAAATAATCAAATTATACACATTGTATCATATGTTCATGTTCAATTTCAGTTTAAAGAATAACTTACATCCTAAAATGCTTCTCAAACTTTCATCTAACTTTTCTAAGTCGCTAAATTTAGTAGCACCATCGGCATCTGCAAATAGTATTGCACTTCCTCTTGCATTTAATATACccttaaatgaaaataattgtgATAAACAATAACAAAGTGTAGAATATGCAAAAAAGATTTAAACAATTGTTCAGTACTAACTAATCTTACTGCACCACCCTTTCCTctatttttaacaagttttaataCTCTGATATTTTCATGTTCTAATGCATATTTATGCGCAATATCCACAGTATTATCTTTGCTTCCATCGCTGACTATAATTATTTCATAAGTACATCCAGTTTTCAAACGTtgatctaaaaattccaaacattCGTCCAACATCAAAGGCACtgcaaaataaaagtaatattatattctgtatagtaactgttaataaatcaataattacATCTTTTTTCTTCATTATATGCTGGTATTATGACGCTCAGATGTACACTCCAATTATCATATAGCGATGGAAAAGCTTCTGTCTTTTGTGTCTTTGGATTGAAAAAATACTTTTCCTTTTCATCTCGCCATATTTTTGGATATGGTTCTGttattatgtataatatcaCTGAAAACTAAAAgtatataacattaattatgTCACTGTAAAAGAAATTACATTAACAATTGCGCGtgcttaaaaaaaattgtattttttaaagtatGCTTTTAAAACTGccacgtttatacaactttaagtgacatataatttgtaatataaccTGAATACGtaccagaatcatacatactACTGCAAATACAATAGCATAAACAAGTAAAAGACCCAAAGATATCATTTTAACTTTACagtacaattaaatattaaaatatattttataaaagacgTCAAACAATGCGtatactttcatagtttctttcaCGTGCCGCCACACAATGCCACACACGTCTTTTAGAAGTACAGTAAATTTGCATATGTTTTGTGCGTTGTTTGCGCTAAATGTAAATATTGTCTATCGTTTTATTCatagaataaatattatatttaaataaaaaaaaattgtaaacttgaatgtttattaatatttttatatagttcttatcaattttacaaaacAAATTAATAAGTTCACGCATTTAACAATAATAGAGGGCGCTGGATTTATGCAACCTAATATGTACAATACTtatccaatttcaaaaatttgaattatctTAGCACAATAAAACTGcggtataaataattttatattacatcaTTCTTTTACATgcaaagataaaaatttaagaaacaatGGCCTCGAGTGATGTAGCAGGCGAAAGTAcaggaaagaaaaagaaaatacttATAGAAGTCGATGAAGACGATCCATGTTTAAAGAAAGATGAAGAAGCACCtgtaccaaaatttcaaatttttgttcccGGTGAAGATCCGAGGTAGCTTGATGCTCTATTATACATAAAACTAATCACTTTAATATTCTTGTTCAGAATAATGTTAAATGTTGTTTAGATTTCAACAACAAAATCAAACGATACGCTGTTGGGTAATGTATACAGATTTCTACCGATGCGAACATATTTTAGGGGAGGGAGCAGATGCGTGCACTTGGTTCAAACACGTCTTCACGTCAATATGTCCAATGAATTGGATTCGTAATTTCGACAGTCTAAGGGAAGGAAATAAATTACCCTGGCATAAATATAGAACTCAGGGTAAATTTCCTGGGAAAACATACGgagaataaattattacatttttaatgaacttggaaaataaataaactcattattagaaaaaaatatCAATCTTTTATTATACAGGTACAAGATTTTTTTATGAGGTAACTTATATAGAAGTACGAAATGAATATTTGTTGCAATGCCCGACGTTGGCCTGTTGTACGGCTGTCTTCAACAATCGGTCAacaatttcttcttttacttttatattaaccACACTAATTACTTACAGTTTATATATGACactttatatacatatgtaaaaaataaacaCTTGCAGAAATTCTTCTTTAAACTTTCGTTAGAATAGAAGCTTGAAATAGCacggtattaaaaattttgttttgtttaaaatttaagattctTACATAATAAAATGGTTATTTTAATTTGTGCACAAACTCCTGCCATGATGAAGACAACTTACCATCTTCAGACGTTACTTCTGGTTAGCAGGATTCTTCCATCTATATGAAATATTGGTTCATCAGAAACAGTACCTGTAATTATAAAAGtggtaatatttatttacaacaaaattatGCATTTCACATTGTTTCTAATTATAGAAACATTTGATCACTTTCAATGATTATTTTTGAGTCTTATTTTGTTAACTCCTTCTGAATCTTATGATTAAAGATTAAAACCACCTTACATATAAGTTAACAATGCCACTTTAGTAGCTAAATGCTACTTGGCTTGACTGTCTGTTTGATGAATGAATTGACAATCGCCATCACTGCAAGTCCCCATCAACTCGTATGGACAAAGAACGCCATTGGGATTCGTGTTCCTAGTGAAGAATGAcaaaaaacacaaaaaaaatgctcaacatttttagtttttaaataaaaacaatttcgCGTTATTAACAAATAAGTAAACAAAAGTTACCGAGATATATTTAAAAAGAGAAACCCACCTTGGCACTTTAAAGTGCACCAATATTGATTCATAAGGTAAAAGTATCTTTTTTGTTTGATGCTCTTTGTCGGACTTTTTAGGACTTAGTTTCTCGTTACAATCTTCTAGTGATCCAGGGTTGATTACGTTACTTTCCAGCGTTTCTTTAGGATCTAGATCTTGTACATCTTTTGAATTAGAAGTACTAGCCACAGCAACAGGAATATCATCCAATTTTGTTTGATCCGAAAATACTTCCTTTTCAGTATTAATTTGTTCAGGtgtacttttatcatcattagttaaagttaaattatttaattccacATTTTCTTGTTCACTTGGTTCTTCATTTACATTTGCATTTGTTGTAGTTACTTCTAATGACGTAGTATTTTCAGCTTCGGTGGATTTTGCTGAACAATCAATTTCTTGCGAAATTGATGTATCAACATTATTTACATTGTACTcttctaataataaattttcattttgtgaAATTTCCGTGTACGTAGTAAATACAGTTTCATCTTCTAATTTCGATGAATCATATATTTCAGGAATGTCAATGGATGGTACTTTTTTCCGCGAAAGCTGCCACGTATGATTGGCAAGTTCTTTCAGTCTATTAACTAAAAGTTGTGCTCCAGCTTCAGGTACCCTGTAGgagattaatgaatttttataattttgtttaataataatcgGTAATAACTCCATACATTATTTACCTGTATTCTTTTCCTACAATTCTATTTCCCAGAGTTGAACAAATTGTTACAAGTTTAAAACATTCTTTTCTACCAGCAGTGATCTTTCCATGTGCTGCTACTACTTTTGGACTTATGTTATTGATACGATCACGTTGCAACTGTAATCTTTCTTCAGCAACTTTGAGCTGCTCTCTAAGTTTCTTCACTTCAGCTGCAAGGGTTGCCTGTAGATCACGTTCCATGTGCCACTGACGAATGTTACTTGACATTTCTGCCAAGTCATCCAAAATTGTATACCTGTTAACAtgcaaatatttgtttatgttcatatatgtatatctaatgctataaagtaatatttataattaccgTTTCATAACTAATTTCTGCTCTGTATCCATTAAACGTCGCTCTTGTTCCTCTCGTGAGAGACTAATAAGAGTATTCAGTTCCATTTTAGCATCTTTTCTAATAGCTTCCCAATTTCCTTCTATGCTCATTTTATTAGATGTTGTTTTACTTTTGGATAGCAGAGATTGACTATCATCTTTATTTTCTGTACTTGTTGATGTATGTCTATTGTTTTGATAATCCGATAATAGGACTGTAGATTCGGCTGTATCATTACTTTCTCTTCCTATAGTTTGATTTCCTCTTGGTAAAATAATAGTTGATGCTTCCGAATCCACTGAATTATTGTTACTGGATGGAGTATCATTAGTACGAACTTCCTTTCCAATGGACTGTACAACTTGGtttgtatcatttttattactatcattaattttagaaatattttcaactcGATTAGTTACCGTTTTATTATTTAAGGTCACTTTATCTTTTATTGTTACTACTCGTTCCATTGTATCATTTTTCACTTGTACTTGTACATATTTTCGATTTACTTCATCTGTGGACAGAATTTTTATACCGGATGAAATTTTCGCTTTTGCTTGAGATTTATGAATAGGTGCTTCAAAAATTTTGCGCGATGTATTTCTTAATTGAGTAAAATTACCAGTTATTTTATTTCCGagagtatttaaattattttcggtGGTCACACGCAGATTTGTTattgtttttgtttgttttaGATTTATGTTTTCTTGTTTATCCATGTTGCACACTTTATTAATGCTTAACTGATTATTATTTGTACTTGTTATAGGTGTATTTTTTATTGAGTCCGAATTTTTAGAGCAGTTTTCCTTATTTAGTTGTTGTGCATTTATAACCTGATTTTTGGTGAAGGTCGTCTGATTCACTTTAgagtacaattttttatttggactATTGGATAGCACGGATTTTGGAGATACTTCtatattcatattttttgtTGAACTATTATTTTCTATAGTTTTATGTAACTTTAATTTTTCACGTTCTAAAATTTGTTGTTTTAGTCGGCGATATTCCTCTTGCTGTGATACTGGTAAATGACGTACAgcctgtaaaaatattaaataattgaatgtatcatcatgtaataataaattatgtgaTTCTTACCAATGGTGTATGTAGATTGGAAGAATTTAATTGCTCTGATTTGGTATTTAATACTGTATCTTTTTTGGGTACTTGTGACATTGAAGTTGGTCTTGCAGCTGCCATAGATTCTTGTTTTTTTCGTACATCTCGTAAAAATTGTTCtacatttttttcaaattctgcTGTGGTATTTGCTGATTCAGTTTTTTCTACTGTGGGTGAATTGGTTGCAGATGCAATCTTATTCTTTCGTCGTTCAGATTCAGAATCACTTTCTGAATCAGATTCCAAATTGATAACAATTCTTTGGGTATcagataatatttttgtattggtAGACCATTTATTATCAGTAGACTGTATTTtagatgtaattttattttctgctaCCTTCTGTTTGTTATACACtgctttttgtaaatttaatttcttttgaaGCATTGAATTCTGATACTTCTTTGCATTATTTACAACTTTTGTACTTGCAGGAATTGCAATTCTTTTTATAAGTTTCTTTTGTGGACCCTTAGGCACAATAAGTGATCTTTTCCTCCCAGAAGTCATTGGTTGTCCTAAAGTTTTTACTGTTTCAACTGGTAAACTTCCTTGTGGAACTGTATTATTTATCTGATCTTTCGAATTTGGTTGGTTTTTATCATTTTCAGAAGTGCATGAGTTTATCAAACCTGTTGCACTATTAGTACTTATTGTATTGACTGTATTAACCACAGGTATTGTTTTTAGTTCAGTTTGATTAGTAAATATTTGAGTTGGTGCAGTAAGTGTAACTGATCCTGTTGTGACGGTACCTGAGTTTGTCACACTGTTGACAGTTTTTGTTCTTTTTGGCAAAGAAGCTAATAAAATTGCTCTTAATGCTTCTTCATCTTCATCTAAACTTTCTCTCctattttctgtatttttaatttcatgtaatgTCTTAGATGAAGCATCTTCAGTTTGTATGGTTTCATCTTTTTCTGAAGAAATTATAGTTTTATGAATAGTAACATTTTGTGGAGCTTCTGAAACAGATGCAACTGTACTGTCCTTTGCATTAGAATGACTCATACAAGGTGATTCATGTTGTATTTTATCTGTGATATTTGTATTGTCATTATTTGAATGTAACGCAATTTTTTTACTAGCCAATGGAGTTGAATTGACACTTTTTCTTTTTTGGCCCTTTTTTATATGTTTCCTTTTCTTCTGAGCTGAATTTTTACtatcacaaattttatttaagtctTCCGTATTTGTAGTTGTATTATCATGTACCAGCAATAAATTATGATTATCTTTTATTAAGGAGGTACTTTTATTTGTAACTGTATTATCAAGAATTGGCTCTTCATGTAATGTATCATGAAACACAGTAGGTATTGTTAGAACAGAATGGGATTTTTGGGGGATGGACATTAGTTTCATTGGTTTAAAGGCAGTACTTGATTTTGCAGGTTCTTCA
Above is a window of Megachile rotundata isolate GNS110a chromosome 12, iyMegRotu1, whole genome shotgun sequence DNA encoding:
- the LOC100877871 gene encoding uncharacterized protein LOC100877871 isoform X1, which produces MASDLSSECTETIGVLDEKEEGEISLEDVSSSEEGHLNYGYGSRVPQYSDCLSTQHNATWRTSAKFYPSKGSSNRREVDLILQDAVQGKENRHQIKESGCIGTKHAVSTLQEKNDDLVPISSDSDMEIVGLADNSKQIIIYSSSKNRIKKKKKKKRSHVTVMSMDDLVSSSTVDVAVTEDISILKHDAIKNNSSRSHHREISPIRKTSRSRMVSRSPPRRHKSLIRARSPFRRSKSPIIRARSPIRRSPRRLKSPKRSPYKSSGKTIPRKTSHSELMSLSHNYTETHKLLKKVRKLDSIGTHSLQTMLSKNKEHASSLKEKLNMMKKVSDNNSDISNSSKEKSGNYMSKQELNDADDEEDLALLRQKALETKQNKSNKSNDQPKTETTKKANVNDDQDEEDLELRMIALRSAVLKKHQNRVQKGIKSRAYKKSNVSRSESPFTQSFLDSIPIPGEELLNFASPPHTPLPMNEDNHTEDMELDTDVEREKEKLPYSPTDKITTNIPMDTELLGIQPSDVSFINLNSVNNSPGFNVSMTPNQDNQSPYQGKIIENRSFLPNVVYYTPLQNSICPTTNTNIQYSPTDQVQPSKPDFMKSHLNEPQYGNTCNVLKNISEFTDINSSQEMPYSPTDTPVYDPDLSHALPQTLGPITTSNSSLATLESYNPDTHGSSNQCSHVLKAQQIQATKQINSVIEDGQLNSAETLPLDPVTGSITTSLMESVSPSSSMITTDDFPETNANTCPLTDSITQAKSAENIPNNLNNIKEIVPEPLYMKGIPDITKDANKIPTLINRTLVPAPILKTNKKLQQPLSTKKCVTQQEPTFKSAEMQPVVINEEPAKSSTAFKPMKLMSIPQKSHSVLTIPTVFHDTLHEEPILDNTVTNKSTSLIKDNHNLLLVHDNTTTNTEDLNKICDSKNSAQKKRKHIKKGQKRKSVNSTPLASKKIALHSNNDNTNITDKIQHESPCMSHSNAKDSTVASVSEAPQNVTIHKTIISSEKDETIQTEDASSKTLHEIKNTENRRESLDEDEEALRAILLASLPKRTKTVNSVTNSGTVTTGSVTLTAPTQIFTNQTELKTIPVVNTVNTISTNSATGLINSCTSENDKNQPNSKDQINNTVPQGSLPVETVKTLGQPMTSGRKRSLIVPKGPQKKLIKRIAIPASTKVVNNAKKYQNSMLQKKLNLQKAVYNKQKVAENKITSKIQSTDNKWSTNTKILSDTQRIVINLESDSESDSESERRKNKIASATNSPTVEKTESANTTAEFEKNVEQFLRDVRKKQESMAAARPTSMSQVPKKDTVLNTKSEQLNSSNLHTPLAVRHLPVSQQEEYRRLKQQILEREKLKLHKTIENNSSTKNMNIEVSPKSVLSNSPNKKLYSKVNQTTFTKNQVINAQQLNKENCSKNSDSIKNTPITSTNNNQLSINKVCNMDKQENINLKQTKTITNLRVTTENNLNTLGNKITGNFTQLRNTSRKIFEAPIHKSQAKAKISSGIKILSTDEVNRKYVQVQVKNDTMERVVTIKDKVTLNNKTVTNRVENISKINDSNKNDTNQVVQSIGKEVRTNDTPSSNNNSVDSEASTIILPRGNQTIGRESNDTAESTVLLSDYQNNRHTSTSTENKDDSQSLLSKSKTTSNKMSIEGNWEAIRKDAKMELNTLISLSREEQERRLMDTEQKLVMKRYTILDDLAEMSSNIRQWHMERDLQATLAAEVKKLREQLKVAEERLQLQRDRINNISPKVVAAHGKITAGRKECFKLVTICSTLGNRIVGKEYRVPEAGAQLLVNRLKELANHTWQLSRKKVPSIDIPEIYDSSKLEDETVFTTYTEISQNENLLLEEYNVNNVDTSISQEIDCSAKSTEAENTTSLEVTTTNANVNEEPSEQENVELNNLTLTNDDKSTPEQINTEKEVFSDQTKLDDIPVAVASTSNSKDVQDLDPKETLESNVINPGSLEDCNEKLSPKKSDKEHQTKKILLPYESILVHFKVPRNTNPNGVLCPYELMGTCSDGDCQFIHQTDSQAK
- the LOC100877871 gene encoding uncharacterized protein LOC100877871 isoform X2 produces the protein MASDLSSECTETIGVLDEKEEGEISLEDVSSSEEGHLNYGYGSRVPQYSDCLSTQHNATWRTSAKFYPSKGSSNRRVDLILQDAVQGKENRHQIKESGCIGTKHAVSTLQEKNDDLVPISSDSDMEIVGLADNSKQIIIYSSSKNRIKKKKKKKRSHVTVMSMDDLVSSSTVDVAVTEDISILKHDAIKNNSSRSHHREISPIRKTSRSRMVSRSPPRRHKSLIRARSPFRRSKSPIIRARSPIRRSPRRLKSPKRSPYKSSGKTIPRKTSHSELMSLSHNYTETHKLLKKVRKLDSIGTHSLQTMLSKNKEHASSLKEKLNMMKKVSDNNSDISNSSKEKSGNYMSKQELNDADDEEDLALLRQKALETKQNKSNKSNDQPKTETTKKANVNDDQDEEDLELRMIALRSAVLKKHQNRVQKGIKSRAYKKSNVSRSESPFTQSFLDSIPIPGEELLNFASPPHTPLPMNEDNHTEDMELDTDVEREKEKLPYSPTDKITTNIPMDTELLGIQPSDVSFINLNSVNNSPGFNVSMTPNQDNQSPYQGKIIENRSFLPNVVYYTPLQNSICPTTNTNIQYSPTDQVQPSKPDFMKSHLNEPQYGNTCNVLKNISEFTDINSSQEMPYSPTDTPVYDPDLSHALPQTLGPITTSNSSLATLESYNPDTHGSSNQCSHVLKAQQIQATKQINSVIEDGQLNSAETLPLDPVTGSITTSLMESVSPSSSMITTDDFPETNANTCPLTDSITQAKSAENIPNNLNNIKEIVPEPLYMKGIPDITKDANKIPTLINRTLVPAPILKTNKKLQQPLSTKKCVTQQEPTFKSAEMQPVVINEEPAKSSTAFKPMKLMSIPQKSHSVLTIPTVFHDTLHEEPILDNTVTNKSTSLIKDNHNLLLVHDNTTTNTEDLNKICDSKNSAQKKRKHIKKGQKRKSVNSTPLASKKIALHSNNDNTNITDKIQHESPCMSHSNAKDSTVASVSEAPQNVTIHKTIISSEKDETIQTEDASSKTLHEIKNTENRRESLDEDEEALRAILLASLPKRTKTVNSVTNSGTVTTGSVTLTAPTQIFTNQTELKTIPVVNTVNTISTNSATGLINSCTSENDKNQPNSKDQINNTVPQGSLPVETVKTLGQPMTSGRKRSLIVPKGPQKKLIKRIAIPASTKVVNNAKKYQNSMLQKKLNLQKAVYNKQKVAENKITSKIQSTDNKWSTNTKILSDTQRIVINLESDSESDSESERRKNKIASATNSPTVEKTESANTTAEFEKNVEQFLRDVRKKQESMAAARPTSMSQVPKKDTVLNTKSEQLNSSNLHTPLAVRHLPVSQQEEYRRLKQQILEREKLKLHKTIENNSSTKNMNIEVSPKSVLSNSPNKKLYSKVNQTTFTKNQVINAQQLNKENCSKNSDSIKNTPITSTNNNQLSINKVCNMDKQENINLKQTKTITNLRVTTENNLNTLGNKITGNFTQLRNTSRKIFEAPIHKSQAKAKISSGIKILSTDEVNRKYVQVQVKNDTMERVVTIKDKVTLNNKTVTNRVENISKINDSNKNDTNQVVQSIGKEVRTNDTPSSNNNSVDSEASTIILPRGNQTIGRESNDTAESTVLLSDYQNNRHTSTSTENKDDSQSLLSKSKTTSNKMSIEGNWEAIRKDAKMELNTLISLSREEQERRLMDTEQKLVMKRYTILDDLAEMSSNIRQWHMERDLQATLAAEVKKLREQLKVAEERLQLQRDRINNISPKVVAAHGKITAGRKECFKLVTICSTLGNRIVGKEYRVPEAGAQLLVNRLKELANHTWQLSRKKVPSIDIPEIYDSSKLEDETVFTTYTEISQNENLLLEEYNVNNVDTSISQEIDCSAKSTEAENTTSLEVTTTNANVNEEPSEQENVELNNLTLTNDDKSTPEQINTEKEVFSDQTKLDDIPVAVASTSNSKDVQDLDPKETLESNVINPGSLEDCNEKLSPKKSDKEHQTKKILLPYESILVHFKVPRNTNPNGVLCPYELMGTCSDGDCQFIHQTDSQAK